From Glycine max cultivar Williams 82 chromosome 11, Glycine_max_v4.0, whole genome shotgun sequence, the proteins below share one genomic window:
- the LOC100776898 gene encoding translocase of chloroplast 120, chloroplastic isoform X2 translates to MDYEADGFGANGEGESKRVVGGEGVSEESVAGSDQVKGLETEEVFQEAMEPREQVHDQGSELNLEDTVVDKQYDAETGVALTSALADGNTPDAAQEPDYFKEAVLADADSGKLGGDDVISEQDLEERDGQGSDNVHLDGVDSGVPVDGEIFDESHGVGDDNLESSDGGGGKEESGLNSDREMLVQENGTMVDENSGLVSERAEIDDSEFMTPRENGGMIFENGSTNKVDGVATEPIMESESSEVIPAQGTDAGDLKECGSDTELGDDKIEVKLNASADPSGEIQDDTSEEVHDNSAHMTLEHQDEVTRDMKDDSLGTNMSHEDRNGEEMSTDGIQNTEVRDYGNGHAEAESSPPFLENSSTNLTPSIQEASAAEPKEASNKDDQSQIFDEEHRDHDNTSVVEEPESIQEKIIQQTGTTPSAAEPKEASNKDDQSQIFDEEHRDHDNTSVVEEPESIQEKTIQQTGTTPSAAEPKEASNKDDQSQIFDEEHRDHDNTSVVEEPESIQEKIIQQTGTTQVTGEQHVQPAADISSSSKRSAGTVPTPVRPSSENSPAAGPTPVHPTGLGRAAPLLEPASRVVQQPRANGAVSNTQSQQMEDSSSGEAEEYDETREKLQMIRVKFLRLAHRLGQTPHNVVVAQVLYRLGLAEQLRGRNGGRVGAFSFDRASAMAEQLEAAGQEPLDFSCTIMVLGKTGVGKSATINSIFDEVKFNTSAFHMGTKKVQDVVGTVQGIKVRVIDTPGLLPSWADQRSNEKILHSVKHFIKKTPPDIVLYLDRLDMQSRDFSDMPLLRTITEIFGPSIWFNAIVVLTHAASAPPEGPNGTASSYDWFVTQRSHVVQQAIRQAAGDMRLMNPVSLVENHSACRTNRAGQRVLPNGQVWKPHLLLLSFASKILAEANALLKLQDSPPGKPYVARTRAPPLPFLLSTLLQSRPQLKLPEEQFGDEDSLDDDLGESSESDDENEHDDLPPFKPLTKAQVEELSKAHKKAYFDELEYREKLLMKKQLKEEKKQRKMLKKRAESAKDLPSDHSENVEEESGGAASVPVPMPDLALPASFDSDNPTHRYRYLDSSSNQWLVRPVLETHGWDHDVGYEGLNVERLFVVKEKIPLSFSGQVTKDKKDANVQMEISSSVKHGKGKATSLGFDLQTVGKDLAYTLRSETRFTNFRRNNATAGLSFTLLGDALSSGLKIEDKLVASKRFKLVVSGGAMTGRGDIAYGGSLEAQLRDKDYPLGRFLTTLGLSVMDWHGDLAVGCNVQSQIPVGRHTNLVARANLNNRGAGQISIRLNSSEQLQIALIGLIPLLKKLVGYHQQTQFGQY, encoded by the exons ATGGATTATGAGGCTGATGGTTTTGGTGCCAATGGCGAGGGAGAGAGCAAGAGAGTAGTGGGTGGTGAAGGGGTTTCTGAGGAGAGTGTAGCGGGCTCTGATCAAGTCAAGGGTTTAGAAACAGAGGAGGTTTTTCAGGAGGCAATGGAGCCACGGGAGCAGGTCCATGATCAAGGATCCGAACTCAATTTGGAGGATACGGTAGTTGATAAACAATATGATGCTGAAACCGGTGTTGCATTGACTTCTGCTTTGGCGGATGGAAATACTCCAGATGCCGCGCAGGAGCCCGATTACTTTAAGGAGGCTGTTTTGGCTGATGCTGACTCTGGGAAGCTGGGGGGAGATGATGTAATTTCTGAGCAAGACTTGGAGGAAAGGGATGGGCAGGGAAGTGATAATGTTCATCTGGATGGTGTTGATTCTGGAGTGCCTGTAGATGGAGAAATTTTTGATGAATCCCATGGTGTGGGGGATGATAATCTGGAGAGTAGTGATGGGGGTGGTGGAAAGGAAGAATCTGGGTTAAATTCTGACAGAGAGATGTTAGTTCAGGAGAATGGTACTATGGTGGATGAAAATTCTGGTTTGGTGAGTGAGAGGGCTGAAATCGATGATTCTGAATTCATGACTCCTAGAGAAAATGGTGGTATGATATTTGAGAATGGAAGCACAAACAAGGTCGATGGTGTTGCTACTGAACCTATTATGGAATCTGAATCCAGTGAGGTTATTCCAGCCCAAGGTACTGATGCTGGGGATTTGAAGGAGTGTGGCTCAGATACTGAACTTGGAGATGACAAGATAGAGGTAAAGTTAAATGCTTCAGCTGATCCTTCTGGGGAGATTCAAGATGATACATCTGAAGAAGTACACGACAATTCGGCTCACATGACTTTAGAACATCAAGATGAAGTAACTAGGGATATGAAGGATGATTCTCTGGGCACTAATATGAGTCACGAGGATAGAAATGGTGAAGAAATGAGTACTGATGGCATTCAAAATACTGAAGTAAGAGATTATGGTAATGGCCATGCTGAAGCTGAAAGCTCACCACCCTTTTTGGAAAATTCCTCTACTAATCTGACACCGTCTATTCAGGAGGCTAGTGCAGCTGAACCAAAGGAAGCAAGTAATAAGGATGATCAATCTCAGATTTTTGATGAAGAGCATAGAGATCATGACAATACTTCTGTG GTTGAGGAGCCTGAAAGCATACAGGAGAAGATTATTCAACAGACAGGAACCACTCCTAGTGCAGCTGAACCAAAGGAAGCAAGTAATAAGGATGATCAATCTCAGATTTTTGATGAAGAGCATAGAGATCATGACAATACTTCTGTTGTTGAGGAGCCTGAAAGCATACAGGAGAAGACTATTCAACAGACAGGAACCACTCCTAGTGCAGCTGAACCAAAGGAAGCAAGTAATAAGGATGATCAATCTCAGATTTTTGATGAAGAGCATAGAGATCATGACAATACTTCTGTGGTTGAGGAGCCTGAAAGCATACAGGAGAAGATTATTCAACAGACAGGAACCACTCAAGTGACTGGAGAGCAACATGTTCAACCTGCAGCAGATATTTCTTCTTCATCTAAAAGGTCTGCTGGTACTGTGCCTACTCCTGTCCGTCCTTCATCTGAAAATTCTCCTGCTGCTGGGCCCACTCCTGTTCATCCAACTGGCCTTGGTCGTGCAGCTCCATTACTGGAACCTGCATCTCGGGTAGTGCAGCAGCCCCGTGCTAATGGTGCCGTGTCTAATACTCAGTCCCAGCAAATGGAGGACTCCTCGAGTGGGGAGGCTGAGGAGTATGATGAGACACGTGAGAAACTTCAGATGATCAGGGTGAAGTTTTTACGGTTGGCTCATAGGCTTGGGCAAACTCCCCATAATGTTGTTGTAGCTCAAGTTTTATATAGATTAGGACTGGCTGAGCAACTCCGAGGAAGGAATGGGGGTCGTGTTGGTGCTTTTAGCTTTGATCGTGCAAGTGCAATGGCTGAGCAGCTTGAAGCAGCAGGTCAGGAGCCACTTGATTTCTCTTGTACAATTATGGTCCTTGGAAAGACAGGAGTTGGTAAAAGTGCTACCATCAATTCTATTTTTGATGAGGTTAAGTTTAATACCAGTGCTTTTCATATGGGAACCAAGAAGGTTCAGGATGTTGTGGGAACAGTGCAGGGCATTAAGGTACGGGTCATTGATACGCCGGGACTTCTACCTTCCTGGGCAGACCAGCGAAGCAATGAGAAGATCCTCCACTCTGTTAAGCACTTTATTAAGAAAACTCCACCTGATATTGTGTTGTATCTTGATAGGTTAGATATGCAGAGCAGGGATTTTAGTGATATGCCACTCTTGCGCACAATAACTGAAATTTTTGGGCCATCCATTTGGTTCAATGCCATTGTGGTTCTGACTCATGCTGCATCTGCTCCTCCTGAAGGCCCTAATGGTACTGCTTCCAGCTATGACTGGTTTGTTACTCAACGTTCTCATGTTGTGCAGCAAGCCATTCGTCAAGCAGCTGGTGACATGCGTCTCATGAATCCTGTATCCTTGGTGGAGAACCATTCTGCTTGCAGAACAAATAGGGCTGGTCAGAGAGTATTGCCAAATGGCCAGGTTTGGAAACCTCATCTGTTACTTCTATCTTTTGCCTCCAAAATTCTGGCTGAAGCAAATGCTCTTCTCAAGTTACAAGATAGTCCACCTGGGAAGCCATATGTAGCTCGAACAAGAGCGCCTCCATTACCTTTTCTTTTGTCAACCCTTCTCCAATCAAGACCGCAGTTAAAGTTGCCAGAGGAGCAGTTTGGTGATGAGGACAGTCTTGATGATGACCTTGGTGAATCATCAGAGTCTGATGATGAAAATGAACATGATGACTTGCCGCCATTTAAACCTTTAACTAAGGCCCAGGTGGAAGAGCTGTCTAAAGCTCATAAGAAAGCATATTTTGATGAGTTAGAGTATAGAGAAAAGCTTTTGATGAAGAAGCAattgaaggaagagaaaaagcaACGAAAAATGTTGAAGAAAAGGGCAGAATCAGCAAAAGATCTGCCAAGTGACCATAGTGAAAATGTGGAAGAAGAAAGTGGCGGTGCAGCTTCTGTCCCTGTTCCCATGCCAGATTTGGCCCTGCCTGCTTCTTTTGATTCTGATAACCCCACTCACCGGTATCGTTATCTTGATTCGTCATCAAATCAGTGGCTTGTAAGACCTGTTTTAGAAACTCATGGATGGGATCATGATGTGGGTTATGAAGGGTTGAATGTAGAAAGATTGTTCGTTGTCAAGGAAAAGATTCCTTTATCTTTCTCCGGTCAGGTTACTAAAGATAAAAAGGATGCTAATGTTCAGATGGAAATATCCAGTTCAGTTAAGCATGGGAAAGGGAAAGCAACTTCATTAGGTTTTGATTTGCAAACTGTGGGGAAGGACTTGGCTTATACATTACGCAGTGAGACAAGATTTACtaattttagaagaaataaTGCAACTGCTGGTCTCTCATTTACTTTACTTGGTGATGCCTTATCATCTGGGTTGAAGATTGAAGACAAATTGGTTGCTAGTAAGCGATTCAAGCTTGTTGTCAGTGGTGGTGCAATGACAGGGCGGGGCGACATTGCTTATGGTGGCAGTTTGGAGGCCCAACTGAGAGATAAGGATTATCCTCTTGGTCGTTTCTTAACTACGCTTGGCCTTTCTGTTATGGATTGGCATGGAGATCTTGCTGTTGGGTGCAATGTGCAATCTCAGATCCCAGTAGGACGACATACAAACCTTGTTGCCCGGGCAAATTTGAATAATCGAGGGGCAGGGCAAATAAGTATTCGATTAAATAGTTCAGAACAGCTTCAAATTGCTTTGATTGGTCTCATCCCTctcctaaagaagctagttgGTTATCATCAACAAACGCAGTTTGGACAATACTGA
- the LOC100776898 gene encoding translocase of chloroplast 120, chloroplastic isoform X1: MDYEADGFGANGEGESKRVVGGEGVSEESVAGSDQVKGLETEEVFQEAMEPREQVHDQGSELNLEDTVVDKQYDAETGVALTSALADGNTPDAAQEPDYFKEAVLADADSGKLGGDDVISEQDLEERDGQGSDNVHLDGVDSGVPVDGEIFDESHGVGDDNLESSDGGGGKEESGLNSDREMLVQENGTMVDENSGLVSERAEIDDSEFMTPRENGGMIFENGSTNKVDGVATEPIMESESSEVIPAQGTDAGDLKECGSDTELGDDKIEVKLNASADPSGEIQDDTSEEVHDNSAHMTLEHQDEVTRDMKDDSLGTNMSHEDRNGEEMSTDGIQNTEVRDYGNGHAEAESSPPFLENSSTNLTPSIQEASAAEPKEASNKDDQSQIFDEEHRDHDNTSVVEEPESIQEKIIQQTGTTPSAAEPKEASNKDDQSQIFDEEHRDHDNTSVVEEPESIQEKIIQQTGTTPSAAEPKEASNKDDQSQIFDEEHRDHDNTSVVEEPESIQEKTIQQTGTTPSAAEPKEASNKDDQSQIFDEEHRDHDNTSVVEEPESIQEKIIQQTGTTQVTGEQHVQPAADISSSSKRSAGTVPTPVRPSSENSPAAGPTPVHPTGLGRAAPLLEPASRVVQQPRANGAVSNTQSQQMEDSSSGEAEEYDETREKLQMIRVKFLRLAHRLGQTPHNVVVAQVLYRLGLAEQLRGRNGGRVGAFSFDRASAMAEQLEAAGQEPLDFSCTIMVLGKTGVGKSATINSIFDEVKFNTSAFHMGTKKVQDVVGTVQGIKVRVIDTPGLLPSWADQRSNEKILHSVKHFIKKTPPDIVLYLDRLDMQSRDFSDMPLLRTITEIFGPSIWFNAIVVLTHAASAPPEGPNGTASSYDWFVTQRSHVVQQAIRQAAGDMRLMNPVSLVENHSACRTNRAGQRVLPNGQVWKPHLLLLSFASKILAEANALLKLQDSPPGKPYVARTRAPPLPFLLSTLLQSRPQLKLPEEQFGDEDSLDDDLGESSESDDENEHDDLPPFKPLTKAQVEELSKAHKKAYFDELEYREKLLMKKQLKEEKKQRKMLKKRAESAKDLPSDHSENVEEESGGAASVPVPMPDLALPASFDSDNPTHRYRYLDSSSNQWLVRPVLETHGWDHDVGYEGLNVERLFVVKEKIPLSFSGQVTKDKKDANVQMEISSSVKHGKGKATSLGFDLQTVGKDLAYTLRSETRFTNFRRNNATAGLSFTLLGDALSSGLKIEDKLVASKRFKLVVSGGAMTGRGDIAYGGSLEAQLRDKDYPLGRFLTTLGLSVMDWHGDLAVGCNVQSQIPVGRHTNLVARANLNNRGAGQISIRLNSSEQLQIALIGLIPLLKKLVGYHQQTQFGQY; the protein is encoded by the coding sequence ATGGATTATGAGGCTGATGGTTTTGGTGCCAATGGCGAGGGAGAGAGCAAGAGAGTAGTGGGTGGTGAAGGGGTTTCTGAGGAGAGTGTAGCGGGCTCTGATCAAGTCAAGGGTTTAGAAACAGAGGAGGTTTTTCAGGAGGCAATGGAGCCACGGGAGCAGGTCCATGATCAAGGATCCGAACTCAATTTGGAGGATACGGTAGTTGATAAACAATATGATGCTGAAACCGGTGTTGCATTGACTTCTGCTTTGGCGGATGGAAATACTCCAGATGCCGCGCAGGAGCCCGATTACTTTAAGGAGGCTGTTTTGGCTGATGCTGACTCTGGGAAGCTGGGGGGAGATGATGTAATTTCTGAGCAAGACTTGGAGGAAAGGGATGGGCAGGGAAGTGATAATGTTCATCTGGATGGTGTTGATTCTGGAGTGCCTGTAGATGGAGAAATTTTTGATGAATCCCATGGTGTGGGGGATGATAATCTGGAGAGTAGTGATGGGGGTGGTGGAAAGGAAGAATCTGGGTTAAATTCTGACAGAGAGATGTTAGTTCAGGAGAATGGTACTATGGTGGATGAAAATTCTGGTTTGGTGAGTGAGAGGGCTGAAATCGATGATTCTGAATTCATGACTCCTAGAGAAAATGGTGGTATGATATTTGAGAATGGAAGCACAAACAAGGTCGATGGTGTTGCTACTGAACCTATTATGGAATCTGAATCCAGTGAGGTTATTCCAGCCCAAGGTACTGATGCTGGGGATTTGAAGGAGTGTGGCTCAGATACTGAACTTGGAGATGACAAGATAGAGGTAAAGTTAAATGCTTCAGCTGATCCTTCTGGGGAGATTCAAGATGATACATCTGAAGAAGTACACGACAATTCGGCTCACATGACTTTAGAACATCAAGATGAAGTAACTAGGGATATGAAGGATGATTCTCTGGGCACTAATATGAGTCACGAGGATAGAAATGGTGAAGAAATGAGTACTGATGGCATTCAAAATACTGAAGTAAGAGATTATGGTAATGGCCATGCTGAAGCTGAAAGCTCACCACCCTTTTTGGAAAATTCCTCTACTAATCTGACACCGTCTATTCAGGAGGCTAGTGCAGCTGAACCAAAGGAAGCAAGTAATAAGGATGATCAATCTCAGATTTTTGATGAAGAGCATAGAGATCATGACAATACTTCTGTGGTTGAGGAGCCTGAAAGCATACAGGAGAAGATTATTCAACAGACAGGCACCACTCCTAGTGCAGCTGAACCAAAGGAAGCAAGTAATAAGGATGATCAATCTCAGATTTTTGATGAAGAGCATAGAGATCATGACAATACTTCTGTGGTTGAGGAGCCTGAAAGCATACAGGAGAAGATTATTCAACAGACAGGAACCACTCCTAGTGCAGCTGAACCAAAGGAAGCAAGTAATAAGGATGATCAATCTCAGATTTTTGATGAAGAGCATAGAGATCATGACAATACTTCTGTTGTTGAGGAGCCTGAAAGCATACAGGAGAAGACTATTCAACAGACAGGAACCACTCCTAGTGCAGCTGAACCAAAGGAAGCAAGTAATAAGGATGATCAATCTCAGATTTTTGATGAAGAGCATAGAGATCATGACAATACTTCTGTGGTTGAGGAGCCTGAAAGCATACAGGAGAAGATTATTCAACAGACAGGAACCACTCAAGTGACTGGAGAGCAACATGTTCAACCTGCAGCAGATATTTCTTCTTCATCTAAAAGGTCTGCTGGTACTGTGCCTACTCCTGTCCGTCCTTCATCTGAAAATTCTCCTGCTGCTGGGCCCACTCCTGTTCATCCAACTGGCCTTGGTCGTGCAGCTCCATTACTGGAACCTGCATCTCGGGTAGTGCAGCAGCCCCGTGCTAATGGTGCCGTGTCTAATACTCAGTCCCAGCAAATGGAGGACTCCTCGAGTGGGGAGGCTGAGGAGTATGATGAGACACGTGAGAAACTTCAGATGATCAGGGTGAAGTTTTTACGGTTGGCTCATAGGCTTGGGCAAACTCCCCATAATGTTGTTGTAGCTCAAGTTTTATATAGATTAGGACTGGCTGAGCAACTCCGAGGAAGGAATGGGGGTCGTGTTGGTGCTTTTAGCTTTGATCGTGCAAGTGCAATGGCTGAGCAGCTTGAAGCAGCAGGTCAGGAGCCACTTGATTTCTCTTGTACAATTATGGTCCTTGGAAAGACAGGAGTTGGTAAAAGTGCTACCATCAATTCTATTTTTGATGAGGTTAAGTTTAATACCAGTGCTTTTCATATGGGAACCAAGAAGGTTCAGGATGTTGTGGGAACAGTGCAGGGCATTAAGGTACGGGTCATTGATACGCCGGGACTTCTACCTTCCTGGGCAGACCAGCGAAGCAATGAGAAGATCCTCCACTCTGTTAAGCACTTTATTAAGAAAACTCCACCTGATATTGTGTTGTATCTTGATAGGTTAGATATGCAGAGCAGGGATTTTAGTGATATGCCACTCTTGCGCACAATAACTGAAATTTTTGGGCCATCCATTTGGTTCAATGCCATTGTGGTTCTGACTCATGCTGCATCTGCTCCTCCTGAAGGCCCTAATGGTACTGCTTCCAGCTATGACTGGTTTGTTACTCAACGTTCTCATGTTGTGCAGCAAGCCATTCGTCAAGCAGCTGGTGACATGCGTCTCATGAATCCTGTATCCTTGGTGGAGAACCATTCTGCTTGCAGAACAAATAGGGCTGGTCAGAGAGTATTGCCAAATGGCCAGGTTTGGAAACCTCATCTGTTACTTCTATCTTTTGCCTCCAAAATTCTGGCTGAAGCAAATGCTCTTCTCAAGTTACAAGATAGTCCACCTGGGAAGCCATATGTAGCTCGAACAAGAGCGCCTCCATTACCTTTTCTTTTGTCAACCCTTCTCCAATCAAGACCGCAGTTAAAGTTGCCAGAGGAGCAGTTTGGTGATGAGGACAGTCTTGATGATGACCTTGGTGAATCATCAGAGTCTGATGATGAAAATGAACATGATGACTTGCCGCCATTTAAACCTTTAACTAAGGCCCAGGTGGAAGAGCTGTCTAAAGCTCATAAGAAAGCATATTTTGATGAGTTAGAGTATAGAGAAAAGCTTTTGATGAAGAAGCAattgaaggaagagaaaaagcaACGAAAAATGTTGAAGAAAAGGGCAGAATCAGCAAAAGATCTGCCAAGTGACCATAGTGAAAATGTGGAAGAAGAAAGTGGCGGTGCAGCTTCTGTCCCTGTTCCCATGCCAGATTTGGCCCTGCCTGCTTCTTTTGATTCTGATAACCCCACTCACCGGTATCGTTATCTTGATTCGTCATCAAATCAGTGGCTTGTAAGACCTGTTTTAGAAACTCATGGATGGGATCATGATGTGGGTTATGAAGGGTTGAATGTAGAAAGATTGTTCGTTGTCAAGGAAAAGATTCCTTTATCTTTCTCCGGTCAGGTTACTAAAGATAAAAAGGATGCTAATGTTCAGATGGAAATATCCAGTTCAGTTAAGCATGGGAAAGGGAAAGCAACTTCATTAGGTTTTGATTTGCAAACTGTGGGGAAGGACTTGGCTTATACATTACGCAGTGAGACAAGATTTACtaattttagaagaaataaTGCAACTGCTGGTCTCTCATTTACTTTACTTGGTGATGCCTTATCATCTGGGTTGAAGATTGAAGACAAATTGGTTGCTAGTAAGCGATTCAAGCTTGTTGTCAGTGGTGGTGCAATGACAGGGCGGGGCGACATTGCTTATGGTGGCAGTTTGGAGGCCCAACTGAGAGATAAGGATTATCCTCTTGGTCGTTTCTTAACTACGCTTGGCCTTTCTGTTATGGATTGGCATGGAGATCTTGCTGTTGGGTGCAATGTGCAATCTCAGATCCCAGTAGGACGACATACAAACCTTGTTGCCCGGGCAAATTTGAATAATCGAGGGGCAGGGCAAATAAGTATTCGATTAAATAGTTCAGAACAGCTTCAAATTGCTTTGATTGGTCTCATCCCTctcctaaagaagctagttgGTTATCATCAACAAACGCAGTTTGGACAATACTGA
- the LOC100798659 gene encoding pentatricopeptide repeat-containing protein, whose amino-acid sequence MPMPSPSFHNLCIVKSLLSNPSLPDAVSSLDLLRLKGIRLPSHVLATLLRHCSKTRSYREGKLIHLHLKLTGFKRPPTLLANHLISMYFSCGDFVQARKVFDKMDDRNLYTWNNMLSGYAKLGLLKQARSFFYQMPHKDHVSWNSMVAGYAHKGRFAEALRFYGHLRRLSVGYNEFSFASVLIVSVKLKDFELCRQIHGQVLVIGFSSNVVISSLIVDAYAKCGKLEDARRLFDGMPVRDVRAWTTLVSGYATWGDMKSGAELFSQMPKSNSCSWTSLIRGYARNGMGYEAIGVFRQMIRHQVRPDQFTLSTCLFACATIASLKHGRQIHAFLVLNNIKPNNVVVCAIVNMYSKCGSLETAMQVFNFIGNKQDVVLWNTMILALAHYGYGIEAIMMLYNMLKLGVKPNRATFVGILNACCHSGLVQEGLQLFKSMTGGHGVVPDQEHYTRLANLLGQARSFNKSVKDLQMMDCNPGDHGCNSSMGLCRMHGNIDHETEVAAFLIKLQPESSAAYEFLASTYASLGKWELVEKIRHILDERQGRKGSGY is encoded by the coding sequence ATGCCAATGCCATCTCCCTCATTCCACAACCTCTGCATCGTCAAGTCCCTCCTCTCCAACCCTTCCCTCCCCGACGCCGTTTCTTCTCTTGACCTCTTGCGCCTCAAGGGCATTCGCTTACCCTCTCACGTTCTCGCCACCCTCCTGCGCCACTGCTCCAAAACCAGGTCTTACCGAGAGGGCAAGTTGATTCACCTCCACTTGAAGCTCACCGGTTTCAAACGCCCCCCAACGCTTCTTGCCAACCACTTGATCTCCATGTACTTCAGCTGCGGCGATTTCGTTCAGGCACGCAAGGTGTTCGACAAAATGGACGACAGAAACTTGTACACCTGGAACAATATGCTTTCTGGGTATGCTAAATTGGGCTTGCTGAAGCAAGCTAGGAGCTTCTTCTACCAAATGCctcacaaggatcatgtatcTTGGAATTCAATGGTGGCTGGGTATGCACACAAGGGCAGATTTGCTGAGGCTTTGAGATTTTATGGACACTTGAGGAGATTGTCTGTGGGGTATAATGAGTTTAGCTTTGCCAGTGTCTTGATTGTTTCTGTAAAGTTGAAGGATTTTGAACTTTGTAGGCAGATCCATGGGCAGGTTTTAGTTATTGGATTTTCGTCCAATGTAGTTATATCCAGCTTAATTGTTGATGCTTATGCCAAGTGTGGGAAGTTGGAAGACGCGAGGAGATTATTTGATGGCATGCCTGTGAGGGATGTTCGTGCGTGGACGACATTGGTTTCGGGTTATGCCACATGGGGGGACATGAAATCGGGTGCTGAGTTGTTTAGTCAGATGCCTAAAAGCAATTCCTGTTCGTGGACATCTTTGATTAGAGGCTATGCAAGAAATGGTATGGGTTATGAAGCAATTGGGGTGTTTAGACAAATGATCAGGCATCAAGTTAGACCTGATCAATTTACACTCAGTACTTGCCTCTTTGCTTGCGCCACTATTGCTTCACTGAAGCATGGTAGACAAATACATGCTTTTTTGGTGCTGAATAACATCAAACCTAATAATGTTGTCGTTTGTGCTATTGTTAACATGTATTCAAAATGTGGAAGCTTGGAAACTGCCATGCAAGTCTTTAATTTCATTGGAAATAAGCAGGATGTAGTGTTGTGGAACACGATGATATTGGCACTGGCTCACTATGGGTATGGTATAGAAGCAATTATGATGCTATATAATATGCTAAAATTAGGAGTGAAGCCAAATAGGGCCACTTTTGTTGGCATTCTAAATGCTTGTTGTCATTCAGGTCTTGTTCAGGAAGGGCTTCAGTTATTTAAGTCCATGACTGGTGGGCATGGTGTCGTCCCTGACCAAGAACACTATACTCGCTTAGCTAATCTTTTGGGTCAAGCTAGATCTTTTAATAAATCAGTGAAGGATCTGCAGATGATGGATTGTAATCCAGGTGACCATGGTTGTAATTCTTCGATGGGTCTATGTAGAATGCATGGGAATATAGATCATGAGACAGAAGTAGCTGCATTCCTTATTAAATTGCAGCCAGAATCTTCTGCTGCCTACGAATTTCTTGCAAGTACATATGCTTCACTTGGGAAATGGGAATTGGTTGAGAAAATAAGACATATTTTGGATGAGAGACAGGGGAGGAAAGGGTCAGGCTATTAG
- the LOC112998406 gene encoding LOW QUALITY PROTEIN: PI-PLC X-box domain-containing protein DDB_G0293730 (The sequence of the model RefSeq protein was modified relative to this genomic sequence to represent the inferred CDS: inserted 2 bases in 1 codon; deleted 1 base in 1 codon; substituted 1 base at 1 genomic stop codon): protein MGSKVSKQVERRKAIHTEEKTLSDLRNSGEDCPGSDYHPSDRKKWMSELXPEKVVTKQIVWPGTHDSATNKIGIPCITRPFAQXQSLSIYQQLVLGTRVIDIRVQEDRKVCHGVLVTYSIDVVIKDVKKFLSETQSEIIILEVRTEFGHEDPPEFNKYLEEQLGDYLVPHDENVFEKTIAEVLPKRVICVWKPIKSPQPKTGSPLWSAGYLRDNWINTDLPSTKFESNMKHLSEQQPVTSRKYFYRVENIVTPVADNPVLCVKPVTERTHGFARLFMSQCFSKGYADRLQIFSTDFIDQDFVDACVGLTCARVEGRA from the exons ATGGGTTCCAAGGTCTCGAAACAGGTTGAGAGACGAAAGGCAATCCATACAGAGGAAAAAACTCTGTCTGATCTCAGAAACTCTGGGGAAGACTGCCCCGGCTCAGATTATCATCCCTCAGACAGAAAAAAATGGATGTCTGAGCT CCCTGAGAAAGTTGTGACAAAACAAATTGTTTGGCCTGGAACCCATGATTCTGCAACCAATAAGATTGGCATCCCATGCATCACTCGGCCTTTTGCTCAATGACAATCCTTGTCCATCTACCAGCAGCTTGTGTTGGGGACA AGGGTGATTGACATTCGGGTGCAGGAGGATCGCAAAGTGTGCCACGGAGTCCTCGTTACATACAGCATCGATGTTGTCATCAAAGATGTCAAGAAGTTCTTATCAGAAACTCAGTCCGAGATCATCATCCTCGAG GTTAGAACCGAGTTTGGGCACGAGGATCCTCCGGAATTCAACAAGTACCTTGAGGAACAACTGGGGGATTACCTAGTTCCCCATgatgaaaatgtttttgaaaagacCATCGCAGAAGTGCTACCAAAGAGAGTTATATGTGTTTGGAAGCCAATAAAATCACCACAGCCTAAGACAGGGAGTCCTCTGTGGAGTGCAGGGTACTTGAGGGATAATTGGATCAACACTGATTTGCCATCAACCAAGTTTGAGAGCAACATGAAGCATTTGAGTGAGCAGCAACCTGTTACTTCCAGAAAATACTTTTACAGGGTGGAGAACATCGTTACGCCTGTGGCGGATAACCCTGTTCTGTGTGTGAAGCCTGTCACTGAGCGAACTCATGGCTTTGCAAGACTCTTCATGAGTCAGTGCTTCTCCAAAGGGTATGCAGATAGACTGCAGATTTTTTCTACGGATTTCATTGACCAGGATTTCGTTGATGCATGTGTTGGACTCACATGTGCCAGGGTTGAGGGTAGAGcctga